Proteins found in one Triticum aestivum cultivar Chinese Spring chromosome 4D, IWGSC CS RefSeq v2.1, whole genome shotgun sequence genomic segment:
- the LOC123096883 gene encoding uncharacterized protein: MTCALQDKSENIFDAPLIEYNENNMISVCASAFVRAMVGGAGSSMLRMASPTCASSELCFPFLGFNKIAFVIRQEEAHMQQGARCTKKNWNQDTHLEFSVLLHQHNNSLSYCRDTGYFPFLPLPSSQQPWFPYHCSLQGSVCLPSHSHRNAHWQHTGLS; the protein is encoded by the exons ATGACATGTGCTTTGCAGGATAAATCGGAGAACATCTTTGATGCTCCTTTGATAGAATATAATGAGAACAACATGATAT CTGTATGTGCATCTGCTTTTGTCCGTGCCATGGTAGGCGGCGCTGGATCATCTATGTTGAGGATGGCTTCACCGACTTGTGCATCGTCTGAGCTCTGTTTCCCTTTCCTAGGGTTTAACAAAATCGCATTTGTTATTCGTCAAGAGGAGGCCCACATGCAGCAAG GAGCAAGGTGTACGAAAAAAAATTGGAACCAAGATACTCATCTGGAGTTTAGTGTTTTATTGCATCAACATAACAATTCGCTGTCTTATTGCAG GGATACTGGCTACTTCCCCTTTCTTCCTCTGCCATCTTCCCAGCAACCATGGTTCCCATACCACTGCTCATTGCAAGGTTCCGTCTGCCTTCCCTCTCACTCTCACAGGAACGCTCACTGGCAGCACACAGGCCTTTCCTGA